A part of Anastrepha obliqua isolate idAnaObli1 unplaced genomic scaffold, idAnaObli1_1.0 ptg000023l, whole genome shotgun sequence genomic DNA contains:
- the LOC129251476 gene encoding uncharacterized protein LOC129251476, giving the protein MRSQCLTIISCYLTPSDSIADFQAKLDNIEDTARQISGHTIIAGDFNSKAMEWGSRTTNPRGQRIIDMAARLRLAVANVGNKATFRRPGCEGTIPDITLVSESYANKIREWTVLEDYNGSDHQYITYCAGETNANATKRIKSSRKWNTSKLDKAKLIAKIDEEQPHHEEPSSARHKVEMTLRRIMQACSAAMPKIKSAHPKKSVYWWTNEIRDLRHTCISKRRKYTRARRTSLATTEHAEYKAAKSTLKTAILESKKEKWEELRRDINQNPWGLGYKLVLNKLGARQPPPELSEATMENIVNTLFPTHDLMADRVDEENTDPPPLFTVEELRDAAATLKNNKAPGPAGFHRRV; this is encoded by the coding sequence ATGAGGAGCCAATGTCTCACAATTATTAGCTGCTACCTTACACCAAGCGATAGCATCGCTGACTTCCAAGCTAAATTGGACAATATTGAAGACACAGCTCGCCAAATAAGCGGGCACACCATCATCGCCGGAGACTTTAACTCTAAGGCCATGGAATGGGGTAGTCGAACAACAAACCCGAGAGGCCAACGAATAATAGACATGGCCGCTAGACTACGACTCGCCGTTGCAAACGTGGGCAATAAAGCTACCTTTCGAAGACCAGGGTGTGAAGGCACAATTCCGGATATAACTCTAGTGTCTGAAAGCTACGCAAACAAAATACGTGAATGGACAGTTCTGGAAGATTACAATGGCAGTGACCACCAGTACATTACCTACTGCGCCGGAGAGACAAACGCTAACGCAACGAAACGCATCAAAAGCTCGCGGAAGTGGAATACATCAAAACTTGACAAAGCAAAACTTATAGCTAAAATTGACGAGGAGCAACCACACCACGAAGAGCCAAGTAGCGCCAGACACAAAGTAGAGATGACGCTGAGAAGGATAATGCAAGCGTGCTCAGCAGCAATGCCCAAGATCAAAAGCGCACACCCAAAGAAGTCCGTGTACTGGTGGACAAACGAAATCCGCGATCTGAGGCATACGTGCATCAGCAAAAGAAGAAAGTATACAAGAGCACGAAGAACCAGCCTCGCCACAACAGAGCACGCCGAATACAAAGCCGCAAAAAGCACCCTAAAGACGGCCATCCTGGaaagcaagaaagaaaaatgggaggaaCTTCGGCGCGATATAAACCAAAATCCCTGGGGCTTAGGATATAAACTCGTGCTTAACAAGCTCGGAGCAAGGCAGCCACCTCCTGAACTAAGCGAAGCCACTATGGAAAACATAGTGAATACACTCTTCCCCACACATGACCTCATGGCAGATAGAGTTGACGAGGAAAATACCGACCCACCCCCGCTTTTCACGGTAGAGGAACTGAGAGACGCAGCTGCAAccctcaaaaataacaaagcgcCAGGTCCTGCGGGATTCCATCGGAGGGTTTGA